The sequence below is a genomic window from Candidatus Eremiobacteraceae bacterium.
TGCCGCTCACCGAATCCACGAACGCGAAAACCGCAGATCTCGATCTGTTAGATACAAGCGAGATACTCCGACACATCAACGAAGAAGACGGCAAAGTCGCAATGGCCGTCGCGCTCGAAATCGGCGCGATCGCGTCCGCTGTTGATGCGATCGCAGCCCGCGTGCGCATCGGCGGAAAACTGCACTACTTCGGCGCCGGTTCGAGCGGCCGGACAGCCGTTCTCGATGCTGCCGAAATCCCACCCACTTTTTCAGCCAAGGACGTTGTGGTGGGCCATATCGCCGGCGGCGCGCGAGCGCTCACCGAGGCGGTCGAAGCATCCGAAGACGACGCCGCGGCCGGCGCCGCGGAAGTTGATCGCGAGGGGATCTCTGCACGAGATGCAGTCGTGGGTATATCGGCGAGCGGCGGTGCTGCGTACGTTGTCGGAGCACTTCAACGCGCACGCGATGCAGGCGCACTGACGGTCGCGCTTGTGAATACGCCGGATTCCAAGATCGCCGCCGCTGCGGATTTCGCGATCGTTGTACAAACGGGTCCGGAAGTACTGACCGGCTCCACGCGCATGAAGGCCGCAACGGCACAAAAACTTGTCCTGAACAGCATCAGCACGGCGGTGATGGTGAAGCTGGGCAAAGTGCACGGTAACCTCATGGTCGATCTGCACGCGAGCAACAAGAAACTGCGCGCGCGAGCGCAACGTATGGTGATGATGTTGAGCGGCGCATCGGCCGACGTCGCGAGCGCCGCACTGGAAGCAAATGAGTGGCACGTCAAGCCCGCAGTGGTTCAAATCGTGTCCGGCGTTCGAACCCCAGAGCAAGCAGCGGAAATATTGGCGGCCGCAGGCGGCAATTTGCGTGCGGTTCTCGAGCGCTATCCGCGGCAGGAATGACACGCTCCGCATCGAACCTAAGTTTCAGCCAGGAAGCAGCGTTGCCAAGGCGACGCGCTCCCGGGTTTTTTGTTTTGAAGGGGCCGACGCCAGTCGGCCCAGACGCTAGTCGGCTCTACCACGAGAACCTCATTCCGCGGTGCGGGCGAAGCGCACGCTCGCGACGCCGATGAGCACGGTACCAAGCGCGAAGACCGCGGTGATGGAAGGCCAGAGCGTATCCACGCCCGCGCCACGCAAAACGATGCCGCGCAGGATCTCGAGGAAGTACGTCAGCGGAATCGCAAAGCCGACCCATTGCATCACAAGCGGCATCGCGTCGCGTTCGAAGAAGAAACCCGAGAGCAAGATCGACGGCAGCATGACCGCAAACGACATCAGCATGGCTTGGGCCTGCGTCCGCGCGATCGTAGAGATCATCAAACCGAGCCCGAGCGCGGCCACCAAGAATCCGAGCGCGCAGAACAAGAGAAGAAGAAGACTTCCTGCGATAGGCACGCCGAAGACAAATCGCATCGCCGTCAATACCAACACGAAGTCGATGAATCCGATCGCGGCATACGGCGTGATCTTCCCCAGCATAAGACCTGTCGCGCCGATGGGCGTCACGAGCAGCTGATCGAGCGTACCGCGCTCGCGCTCTCCGACGATCGAGAGCGACGTGAGGAAGATCGTGATGATCTGCATGATCACCCCGATCAGTCCAGGCACCAAATAGTTCGCGCTCCGCAAACTCGGATTGAACAGCACCCGCGTTCGGACGTCCACGACCTGCGGCGCGATGCTCGCACGTCCGAGCTGTGCCGACAGCGCCTGACCGATCGCGCCGCTCGAGGCCAGCGCTTCCTGCGCGATGGATGAGTCGGAGCCATCGACGAGGACCTGCACCGTAGCCGGGCGTCCGAGACGCACATCAGCCGTGAAGTTCGGCGGAATATCCACGGCGACGCGCACGCGCCCGCCAACGATGCGCGATCGCAGGTCGGCTCGCGACGAAGCGCTGTAGACCAAGTCGAACTCATTGGAAGCGCGTAGCGCGTCGAGCAGCCGCACCGCGTCCGGACCGTGATCCTCATCGAAATATGCCGTGCCGATGTGCTCCACCCGCGTGTTGATCGCATAGCCGAAAAGTAGCAGTTGGACGATCGGCAGCATCAGCGCGAGGATCAGCGTCATCCGGTCATGCGTCACGTGGATGAGTTCCTTGAACAGCACGGCGCCGTAGCCGTGGAGGTTGAACGGCCGCCTCACGTCGAGCCTTTCGCGCGCGTGAGCGCCACGAAGACGTCCTCGAGCGACGGCTCGATGCGCTCCACGTGACCGACTGCGCCGCCGGAAACCGCGAGATCGTCGTGCACGCGAGTCTCGCTCGCGCTCGCATCGGCGACGATATGCAGATCCCGCCCGAAGATCGTGACATCGCGGACATAGCCGAGAGACCGGGCGCGCGCGAACGCCTGCATCACGTC
It includes:
- the murQ gene encoding N-acetylmuramic acid 6-phosphate etherase: MADLPLTESTNAKTADLDLLDTSEILRHINEEDGKVAMAVALEIGAIASAVDAIAARVRIGGKLHYFGAGSSGRTAVLDAAEIPPTFSAKDVVVGHIAGGARALTEAVEASEDDAAAGAAEVDREGISARDAVVGISASGGAAYVVGALQRARDAGALTVALVNTPDSKIAAAADFAIVVQTGPEVLTGSTRMKAATAQKLVLNSISTAVMVKLGKVHGNLMVDLHASNKKLRARAQRMVMMLSGASADVASAALEANEWHVKPAVVQIVSGVRTPEQAAEILAAAGGNLRAVLERYPRQE
- a CDS encoding ABC transporter permease, whose translation is MRRPFNLHGYGAVLFKELIHVTHDRMTLILALMLPIVQLLLFGYAINTRVEHIGTAYFDEDHGPDAVRLLDALRASNEFDLVYSASSRADLRSRIVGGRVRVAVDIPPNFTADVRLGRPATVQVLVDGSDSSIAQEALASSGAIGQALSAQLGRASIAPQVVDVRTRVLFNPSLRSANYLVPGLIGVIMQIITIFLTSLSIVGERERGTLDQLLVTPIGATGLMLGKITPYAAIGFIDFVLVLTAMRFVFGVPIAGSLLLLLFCALGFLVAALGLGLMISTIARTQAQAMLMSFAVMLPSILLSGFFFERDAMPLVMQWVGFAIPLTYFLEILRGIVLRGAGVDTLWPSITAVFALGTVLIGVASVRFARTAE